One window from the genome of Nicotiana tomentosiformis chromosome 5, ASM39032v3, whole genome shotgun sequence encodes:
- the LOC104118440 gene encoding uncharacterized protein, which yields MAIKLVVGGSTLNMISAYVPQVGLDEGIKKRFWEEVDGLVRGIPLTEKLFIGGDFNGHIGVTSGGYDNIHDGFGLGVRNGGGTSLLDCAKAFDLVIANSYFPKREEHLVTF from the coding sequence ATGGCTATTAAGCTGGTTGTAGGAGGGTCTACTTTAAATATGATTAGTGCTTACGTGCCTCAAGTAGGTTTGGACGAGGGGATTAAGAAGCGCTTCTGGGAAGAAGTTGACGGGTTGGTACGTGGCATTCCGCTCACCGAGAAGTTATTCATAGGAGGGGACTTCAATGGTCACATTGGGGTGACATCTGGGGGGTATGACAACATACATGATGGCTTTGGCCTTGGAGttaggaacggaggaggtacttCGTTGTTGGACTGTGCTAAAGCCTTTGATTTGGTGATTGCCAACTCGTATTTTCCGAAAAGGGAGGAGCACTTGGTTACTTTCTAG